From a region of the Malania oleifera isolate guangnan ecotype guangnan chromosome 12, ASM2987363v1, whole genome shotgun sequence genome:
- the LOC131144191 gene encoding eukaryotic translation initiation factor 3 subunit D-like, whose product MVGFEVGAVPFNPDGWGPPESSSPVLANHPINVPFAPFSRSEKLGRIADWTRNYNHPSRAGNPRNPADSVFDFTGDESFGGGYAADEDSTFRLVDGKPPPRPKFGPRWRFQQQRQLPQRRDEEVEARKRDAEKDRARRDRMYNLNRAGGNASRREAAVFKSSVDIQPEWNMLDQIPFSTFSKLSFSVPEPEDLLLCGALEFYDRTYDRVTPKNERRLERFKNRNFFKVTTTDDPVIRRLANEDKATVFATDSILSTLMCAPRSVYSWDIVIQRVGNKLFFDKRDGSQLDLLSVHETSQEPLPEAKDDINSAYSLSVEAAYINQNFSQQALIRDGNKVTFEEPNPFANEGEEVASVAYRYRRWKLDDDMYLVARCEVQSVIEVNNQRSFLTLNALNEFDPKYSGVDWRQKLETQRGAVLATELKNNANKLAKWTAQALLASADLMKLGYVSRVHPRDHFNHVILSVVGYKPREFAAQINLNTSNMWGIVKSIVDLCMKLNEGKYVLVKDPSKPQVRIYEVPPDAFDNDYVEEPLPEEEQVQPPTEDANGGETNVPTNEVEQKEVENGV is encoded by the coding sequence ATGGTGGGATTCGAGGTGGGTGCAGTGCCGTTCAACCCTGACGGCTGGGGGCCGCCGGAATCGTCGTCCCCGGTCCTCGCAAACCACCCTATCAATGTCCCCTTCGCTCCGTTCTCTCGTTCCGAGAAGCTTGGTCGGATCGCCGACTGGACTCGCAACTACAACCACCCCTCACGCGCTGGCAACCCCCGCAACCCCGCCGATTCCGTCTTCGACTTCACCGGGGATGAGTCTTTCGGTGGTGGCTACGCTGCCGACGAGGACTCCACCTTCCGTCTCGTGGATGGAAAGCCCCCTCCGCGCCCCAAGTTCGGCCCCAGGTGGCGGTTCCAGCAGCAGCGTCAGCTCCCGCAGCGCCGCGACGAGGAGGTCGAGGCCCGCAAGCGCGATGCCGAGAAGGACCGCGCTCGCCGCGATCGCATGTACAATCTCAACCGTGCCGGCGGCAACGCCTCCCGCCGCGAGGCCGCCGTATTCAAATCGTCTGTCGATATCCAGCCCGAATGGAACATGCTCGACCAGATCCCCTTCTCCACCTTCTCCAAGCTCTCTTTCTCCGTTCCCGAGCCTGAGGATCTTCTCCTCTGTGGTGCCCTCGAGTTCTACGACAGAACTTACGATCGCGTTACCCCTAAGAACGAGCGGCGGCTCGAGCGTTTCAAAAACCGGAATTTCTTCAAGGTCACTACCACGGACGATCCCGTCATTCGGCGCCTCGCTAACGAGGATAAAGCTACTGTCTTTGCCACCGATTCCATTCTTTCGACACTTATGTGCGCACCCAGATCGGTTTACTCCTGGGATATCGTGATTCAGAGGGTTGGGAACAAGTTGTTCTTCGATAAGCGAGATGGGTCGCAGCTCGATTTGCTTTCTGTGCACGAGACCTCACAGGAACCCCTGCCTGAAGCCAAAGATGACATTAATTCTGCGTACTCGTTGAGTGTGGAGGCAGCTTATATTAATCAGAATTTTTCACAGCAGGCTCTGATCAGGGATGGGAATAAGGTTACGTTTGAGGAGCCGAACCCATTTGCCAATGAAGGAGAGGAGGTTGCTTCAGTTGCATACAGGTACAGGAGGTGGAAGCTTGATGATGACATGTATCTTGTTGCTCGTTGTGAGGTTCAGAGTGTCATTGAGGTTAACAACCAAAGGTCCTTCCTTACACTGAATGCCCTTAATGAGTTTGATCCAAAGTACTCCGGCGTTGATTGGAGGCAGAAGTTAGAGACCCAAAGAGGTGCTGTACTGGCCACTGAGCTGAAGAACAATGCAAATAAGCTGGCCAAGTGGACTGCTCAAGCATTGTTGGCGAGTGCAGATTTAATGAAGTTGGGATATGTTTCGAGGGTTCATCCCCGGGATCATTTCAACCATGTTATATTGTCTGTGGTCGGGTACAAACCAAGAGAGTTTGCTGCACAAATCAATCTTAACACTTCAAACATGTGGGGAATAGTCAAGTCTATTGTGGACTTGTGCATGAAGTTGAACGAAGGGAAGTATGTTCTTGTGAAGGATCCATCTAAACCACAAGTTAGGATATATGAGGTTCCTCCTGATGCTTTTGACAATGACTATGTTGAGGAGCCGTTGCCAGAGGAGGAGCAGGTGCAGCCACCTACAGAGGATGCAAATGGCGGGGAGACTAATGTGCCCACAAATGAAGTAGAGCAGAAGGAGGTTGAAAATGGAGTCTGA